The following proteins are co-located in the Fluviicola sp. genome:
- a CDS encoding DUF5916 domain-containing protein: MIKNNEFYRVKLRYCILLTFILISYVLPAQKTVSGKRTNKAITLDGMLLEVAWDEAETAGDFTNNYPNPGAPSAYKSEVKFLYDDQYIYIGAKLADHRPDSIIAFLSERDDYGNADWFGVLIDPYGAGQNAFGFYVTAAGTELDAIINQTNEDYSWNAVWRSKVKRIAEGWSIEIRIPLTQLRFPKETVQNWRINYVRNIRRNRETSHWSFVDPQQYGEIAQSGYIKGIENLGTPLRLSFSPYSTMYLEDSYDENSQSQNWGFRPRFGMDMKVGLSESFTLDATLVPDFGQTVSDRLVLNLSPFEVRYPENRPFFLEGMDLFGIGDLFYSRRIGAETYLKQQAIDSAAKDPNNTINTIPDRAQLINALKISGRTKGGLGIGVFNAIENRSYLNYRDSTGTDHKILAHPVSNYNVFVLSQNLKNNANISLLNTNVIRPEINVLSNVTTLQGLVFNKNRVYGISANTQVSINSSGNKAIAGRSSSISFQKVKGVNQFNIDYYDCDDNYNPTELGFLARNNFFGFYGRYRWTGYEATKRLLRRNFSAENTVEYLYKPTKFGYWSINSEYIVTTKKFLSAGISLNVYPLGEHDFFESRTFGIPVHFPASFQYGGFYSSDYSKRFALDYYAYHRVFDRKGMSNLDLNISPRIRIAPKVFTVLSSTVNRYFNNFGFVRVTDTNYTDQITLGNRERWIVTNSIALDYNFTKTFSLKLRFNHYWQEVSYKSFMELLDDGSYQASSYSGVDSAGHSYHNTSFNAFTVDFDLRWVVYPGSEIRFVWKYNIYASKNGLDYGYFKTFNNLFDNPYLNSFSVKGLFYIDAGKWFRKKTA, from the coding sequence ATGATCAAAAATAACGAATTTTACCGGGTGAAATTGCGCTACTGTATACTTCTAACTTTTATTCTGATTTCTTATGTTCTTCCGGCACAAAAAACCGTTTCGGGAAAGCGTACGAATAAGGCCATTACTTTGGACGGAATGTTGTTGGAAGTGGCCTGGGATGAAGCGGAAACTGCCGGGGATTTCACCAACAATTACCCGAATCCGGGAGCACCCAGTGCCTACAAAAGCGAAGTCAAATTCCTTTACGACGATCAATACATTTACATCGGGGCAAAATTGGCCGATCACCGGCCGGATTCCATCATTGCTTTTTTGTCGGAACGGGACGATTACGGGAATGCCGATTGGTTTGGCGTGTTAATTGATCCTTATGGCGCCGGGCAAAATGCTTTTGGATTTTACGTTACCGCCGCCGGAACGGAATTGGACGCCATTATCAATCAAACGAATGAAGATTACTCCTGGAACGCCGTTTGGAGAAGTAAAGTGAAGCGAATCGCCGAAGGATGGAGCATCGAGATTCGCATTCCGCTGACACAATTGCGTTTCCCGAAAGAGACTGTCCAAAACTGGCGCATCAATTACGTACGAAACATACGCCGCAACCGGGAAACTTCGCATTGGTCGTTCGTAGATCCGCAGCAATACGGCGAAATTGCCCAGAGCGGTTATATCAAGGGAATCGAAAACCTGGGAACTCCGCTGCGGCTTTCTTTTTCTCCCTACTCTACCATGTATCTCGAAGACAGTTACGATGAAAACTCCCAATCACAAAACTGGGGATTCCGGCCGCGGTTCGGGATGGATATGAAAGTCGGACTAAGCGAATCTTTCACCCTCGACGCTACGTTGGTCCCGGATTTCGGGCAAACCGTTTCGGACCGTTTGGTATTGAACCTTTCTCCTTTTGAAGTGCGCTATCCCGAAAACCGGCCTTTTTTCCTGGAAGGAATGGATTTGTTCGGAATCGGTGATTTATTCTACTCGCGCAGGATCGGTGCGGAAACTTACCTGAAGCAACAGGCCATTGACTCCGCAGCGAAAGACCCGAACAATACAATCAACACGATCCCCGACAGAGCTCAATTAATCAATGCGCTGAAGATTTCCGGTCGAACCAAAGGCGGATTGGGAATCGGTGTGTTTAATGCAATTGAAAACCGGTCTTACCTGAATTACCGGGACTCAACAGGAACCGATCACAAAATCCTGGCACATCCCGTATCGAATTACAACGTGTTCGTTCTATCTCAAAACTTAAAAAATAACGCCAATATTTCACTTCTGAACACCAACGTCATCCGGCCGGAAATCAATGTCCTTTCCAATGTAACGACCTTACAGGGACTGGTTTTCAACAAAAACAGGGTTTACGGTATTTCGGCTAATACGCAGGTTTCAATCAATTCTTCCGGAAATAAAGCGATTGCAGGCCGTTCTTCTTCGATCAGCTTTCAAAAGGTAAAAGGAGTCAACCAGTTCAATATCGATTACTACGATTGCGACGACAACTACAATCCCACAGAATTGGGCTTTTTGGCGCGGAACAATTTCTTCGGGTTTTACGGGCGTTACCGCTGGACAGGTTACGAAGCTACCAAACGGCTTTTGCGCAGGAATTTCTCGGCTGAAAACACGGTTGAATACTTATACAAACCAACCAAATTCGGTTATTGGTCCATCAATAGCGAATACATCGTTACCACCAAAAAATTCCTTTCAGCAGGAATCTCCCTGAATGTTTATCCTTTGGGTGAACACGACTTTTTCGAATCGCGCACCTTCGGAATCCCGGTTCATTTCCCGGCTTCCTTCCAGTACGGAGGTTTTTATTCCAGCGATTATTCCAAACGCTTTGCGCTGGATTATTATGCCTATCACCGCGTGTTTGACAGGAAAGGTATGTCGAACCTTGATCTGAATATCAGTCCGCGCATCCGTATCGCGCCGAAAGTATTTACGGTTCTGAGCTCAACTGTCAACCGCTATTTCAACAACTTTGGGTTCGTTCGCGTTACAGATACCAACTACACCGATCAGATTACCTTAGGAAACCGCGAACGCTGGATTGTCACCAACTCCATTGCACTGGATTACAACTTCACCAAAACATTCAGTTTAAAACTGCGCTTCAACCATTACTGGCAGGAAGTTTCCTACAAATCCTTCATGGAATTGCTGGACGACGGAAGTTATCAGGCTTCTTCCTATTCCGGAGTTGATTCGGCAGGTCACAGTTACCACAACACCAGTTTCAATGCGTTTACCGTTGATTTTGACCTGCGCTGGGTCGTTTATCCGGGAAGTGAAATCCGCTTCGTCTGGAAATACAACATCTACGCTTCCAAAAACGGACTGGACTACGGGTATTTCAAAACCTTCAACAACCTGTTCGACAACCCGTATTTGAATTCTTTCTCCGTGAAAGGTTTGTTCTACATCGACGCTGGAAAGTGGTTCCGTAAGAAAACAGCCTAA
- a CDS encoding RNA polymerase sigma-70 factor has product MRVEEKQVITQVVTGDLNTFEMVFRDYYKPLVRYGNTFLKDSDEAEDIVQQVFVSLWEKRVQLDIHTSIRAVLYKSVQNACLNKIKHLKVRNTYADELKATTAFADSSDTVQLNELNERIGMAIETMPEQCGRIFKMSRFEQLRYQEIADQLGLSVKTVENQMGKALKIVREELKDYLPLLILFFIQTL; this is encoded by the coding sequence ATGCGGGTGGAAGAAAAACAAGTGATAACACAAGTTGTGACAGGAGATTTAAACACATTTGAAATGGTATTTCGCGATTATTATAAACCGCTGGTCCGCTATGGCAACACGTTTCTGAAAGATTCAGACGAAGCAGAGGACATTGTACAGCAAGTATTTGTTTCTTTGTGGGAAAAACGGGTACAACTTGATATTCATACTTCGATCCGGGCGGTTTTATACAAGTCGGTTCAGAATGCCTGTTTGAATAAGATCAAGCATTTGAAAGTGCGGAATACGTATGCAGATGAACTCAAAGCAACCACTGCTTTTGCAGATTCTTCCGATACTGTTCAGTTGAATGAACTCAATGAACGGATCGGGATGGCAATCGAAACGATGCCCGAACAATGCGGGCGGATTTTCAAAATGAGCCGTTTTGAACAGCTTCGTTACCAGGAAATTGCAGATCAATTGGGTTTATCTGTGAAAACCGTTGAAAATCAAATGGGGAAAGCCCTCAAAATTGTGCGTGAAGAGTTGAAAGACTATTTGCCGTTACTCATCCTTTTTTTCATTCAAACACTATGA
- a CDS encoding TonB-dependent receptor — protein sequence MLQKKVTKFFVSGLLCFIVNTCFSQTQTVRGTVVDNISQSSIPGAIVKITGLDSVIHAVTDKSGKFTLSRVPVGSRSIEISATDYKPFTMQNVTVNAGKELVLTINLEEDIQKINEVVVSAKTDKNKPLNELSTVSTRTFSVEETQKFAAAVNDPARMATSFAGVVTAGDGNNHISIRGNSPNGLLWRMEGVEIPNPNHFSNVGTAGGGISILSAQLLSNSDFSTGAFAAEYGNALSGVFDLRLRKGNNERREYTVQLGILGLDVATEGPFKKGYEGSYLINYRYSTLNILGKIGIPIGDANTNFQDLSFNLYLPTKKTGKFTVFGFGGLSYQTTTAEKDSLRWQEDDFLRLNTNFYSNTGAVGITNTKLFSNKSYLKTALVFSGTENGYKQDRLQNDYSSLVREYEQRFLQNKLTLSSTYTQKINPKNNIRAGFILNQLGYRLKQSDMGDSTVLLEQINEKGNTQTLQTFFQWNTHITDKLTANIGIHHFQLFLNNSSSLEPRASLRYDVHPKHHLTIGYGLHSQLQPIGVYFVERTENGTTTFPNRNLKLSKAHHVVFGYDFVINDHEHIKTEVYYQHLFHVPISKDPTSTYSILNSTDGFPSEALTNSGLGRNYGIELTYERFLFRNLYYLLSASLYESKYKAANGNWYDTRFNTNYATSLTIGKEWNLNKKGKNRTIGFNIKSIYVGGFRYTPIDLNASVAAGETKFITTQTYSKRMPDYYRLDVRLSLKRNYKRLTSTVALDIQNTTNRKNVGGQYFEAKTGQVNYWYQTPLLPVLSYRLEF from the coding sequence ATGCTCCAAAAAAAAGTAACGAAATTCTTCGTATCGGGATTGCTATGCTTTATTGTCAACACCTGCTTTTCCCAAACACAAACGGTTCGCGGCACAGTTGTCGACAATATTTCCCAATCCTCTATCCCGGGTGCGATTGTCAAAATCACCGGCTTGGATTCCGTCATCCATGCAGTGACAGACAAAAGCGGTAAATTCACCTTGTCCCGCGTTCCTGTAGGGAGCAGGTCCATTGAAATTTCAGCTACCGACTATAAACCGTTTACGATGCAAAACGTTACTGTAAACGCAGGAAAGGAATTGGTATTGACTATCAACCTGGAAGAAGACATTCAGAAAATAAACGAAGTGGTGGTTTCAGCCAAAACGGATAAAAACAAACCACTAAACGAACTGTCAACTGTCAGTACACGAACATTTTCCGTGGAAGAAACCCAAAAGTTTGCAGCAGCAGTGAATGATCCGGCGAGAATGGCTACTTCTTTTGCAGGTGTGGTAACAGCGGGTGACGGCAACAATCACATTTCGATCCGTGGAAATTCACCGAACGGTCTTCTGTGGCGTATGGAAGGTGTTGAAATTCCGAATCCGAATCATTTTTCAAACGTTGGAACAGCCGGTGGTGGAATCTCCATTCTAAGCGCACAACTTCTGAGTAATTCCGACTTTTCCACCGGGGCTTTTGCCGCGGAATACGGAAATGCACTTTCCGGAGTGTTCGATCTGCGCCTGAGAAAAGGAAATAATGAACGACGCGAATACACGGTGCAGCTCGGAATATTGGGATTAGACGTCGCAACCGAAGGTCCTTTCAAAAAAGGATACGAGGGATCCTATTTGATTAATTACCGCTATTCGACCCTGAACATCCTCGGGAAAATCGGGATTCCGATCGGCGATGCAAATACCAATTTCCAGGACCTGTCTTTCAATCTCTACCTTCCGACCAAAAAAACAGGCAAATTTACAGTCTTTGGTTTCGGCGGATTAAGCTATCAGACAACTACCGCTGAAAAAGATTCCCTGCGCTGGCAGGAAGATGATTTTCTCCGGCTGAACACCAATTTTTACAGCAACACGGGAGCAGTTGGAATCACCAATACGAAACTTTTCAGCAATAAATCCTATTTAAAAACGGCCCTGGTATTTTCCGGGACTGAAAACGGTTATAAACAAGATCGTTTGCAGAATGATTACAGTTCTCTGGTCAGGGAATATGAACAGCGGTTCCTGCAGAATAAGTTAACGCTTTCAAGCACTTACACCCAAAAGATCAATCCGAAAAACAATATCCGCGCAGGATTCATTCTGAACCAACTGGGTTATCGCTTAAAACAAAGCGACATGGGCGATTCGACTGTTTTACTGGAACAAATCAACGAAAAAGGGAATACTCAAACGTTGCAGACATTTTTCCAATGGAACACGCATATCACGGATAAGTTAACGGCAAATATCGGCATTCATCACTTTCAGTTATTCCTGAATAACAGCAGTTCACTGGAACCGAGAGCATCATTGCGTTATGATGTCCATCCGAAACATCATCTAACCATTGGATACGGGTTACACAGCCAGTTACAGCCAATCGGCGTTTACTTTGTGGAACGCACGGAAAACGGAACAACCACATTTCCAAACCGGAATTTAAAACTCAGTAAAGCACATCATGTGGTTTTCGGGTACGATTTCGTGATCAACGATCATGAACACATCAAAACAGAAGTGTATTACCAGCATTTGTTCCATGTTCCGATCAGTAAAGATCCCACAAGCACATATTCGATCTTAAATTCCACGGACGGTTTCCCTTCCGAAGCTTTGACAAATTCGGGGCTTGGTCGGAATTACGGCATCGAATTGACTTACGAGCGGTTCCTGTTCAGGAATCTCTATTACCTGCTCTCAGCTTCGCTCTATGAGTCTAAATACAAAGCTGCCAACGGGAACTGGTACGATACGCGTTTCAACACCAACTACGCAACTTCCCTGACGATCGGAAAAGAATGGAACCTGAACAAAAAAGGGAAAAACAGGACCATTGGCTTCAACATTAAGTCCATTTATGTCGGTGGTTTTCGTTATACGCCTATTGATCTGAATGCTTCCGTAGCAGCAGGAGAAACGAAATTTATAACGACGCAGACCTACAGCAAAAGAATGCCGGATTATTACCGATTGGATGTTCGCTTGAGCCTGAAACGCAACTACAAAAGACTGACAAGCACTGTAGCACTGGACATTCAGAACACCACAAACCGCAAAAATGTGGGAGGACAATATTTTGAGGCAAAAACCGGCCAGGTCAATTATTGGTATCAGACGCCATTATTGCCGGTGTTGAGCTATCGATTGGAGTTTTGA
- a CDS encoding FecR domain-containing protein: MKTSHDMDALIGKFLSGEASPEEAMFLEDWISEAPENQIYFDRSAKAFGLTEKIVSTDNAWNIIHPQLNQAPVLKLSVAWISSVAAILIISFGTVFYFMHSNGENTVFAAGTTKKNIVLEDGTDIRLATHSSVELSAGYGTQNRSLKLKGSGYFSVKHSKKLPFIIDAGPIHIKDLGTKFDVKTADDTIYVRVDEGIVVIYDNKGMQLTLHANESAHYVISSGDLKLDVLAENLKKQYKTILLDNQRLEDVVTLLNKTYKVNIRIDNPALKNCRITTEFLNEELDTVLMVISQTLEVTILKEKNNEYVIKGLACIQ; this comes from the coding sequence ATGAAAACATCACACGACATGGATGCGCTGATCGGCAAATTCCTCAGCGGAGAAGCAAGCCCGGAAGAAGCTATGTTCCTGGAAGACTGGATTTCCGAAGCGCCGGAAAATCAAATTTATTTTGATCGAAGCGCAAAGGCTTTCGGGTTGACGGAAAAAATTGTTTCGACAGATAATGCCTGGAACATCATTCATCCCCAACTGAACCAGGCTCCGGTGCTTAAACTTTCGGTCGCATGGATTTCCTCCGTCGCTGCGATCCTCATCATTTCTTTTGGTACAGTGTTCTATTTCATGCATTCAAACGGAGAAAATACTGTTTTCGCAGCCGGAACAACCAAAAAGAACATCGTCCTGGAGGACGGTACTGACATCCGTTTGGCAACACACTCAAGCGTGGAATTATCCGCGGGCTATGGAACACAAAACCGTTCATTAAAGCTGAAAGGTTCCGGTTATTTCTCGGTAAAACACAGCAAAAAACTACCATTTATTATTGACGCAGGGCCAATTCACATCAAAGATCTCGGGACGAAATTCGATGTCAAAACTGCCGACGATACGATTTATGTGCGTGTGGACGAAGGAATTGTAGTGATCTACGACAACAAGGGCATGCAACTCACCCTTCATGCCAATGAAAGTGCACACTACGTGATTTCGAGCGGCGATCTGAAACTGGACGTACTGGCAGAGAACCTGAAAAAGCAGTATAAAACAATTCTGCTCGACAATCAGCGCCTGGAGGACGTGGTAACTCTTCTCAACAAGACCTACAAAGTGAACATCCGTATTGACAATCCTGCACTAAAAAATTGCCGGATCACCACCGAGTTTTTGAATGAAGAACTGGATACTGTTCTCATGGTGATTTCTCAAACACTCGAAGTGACCATTCTCAAAGAAAAGAACAACGAATATGTGATTAAAGGACTGGCATGCATACAATGA
- a CDS encoding head GIN domain-containing protein, which translates to MKSLRWIIPGILLLAVPFSSCKKQVFNSIKGKGQTVTEIRDLSGFNKISLDIDAHVFYTQDSVYYVEISAQQNVLDVITTEISSGELEIDSRKWIRKHNGINIIVHSPDLYALDISGSGNIESAAGISTSTLELNVSGSGNITLSSIHSAELEAKISGSGNISASGGTATNQKSTISGSGNIDMQNLTANHSDAKISGSGNISVWASNQLKATISGSGDIRYRGNPVVNTTISGSGSVIHI; encoded by the coding sequence ATGAAAAGTTTAAGATGGATCATTCCGGGGATTTTACTACTTGCTGTACCATTCTCCTCCTGTAAAAAACAGGTATTCAATTCCATTAAAGGAAAAGGTCAAACAGTGACAGAAATCCGGGATTTGAGCGGGTTCAATAAAATTTCGCTGGATATCGATGCGCATGTATTCTACACGCAGGATTCGGTTTATTATGTGGAGATTTCAGCACAACAAAATGTGTTGGATGTTATTACAACCGAAATCAGTTCGGGAGAATTGGAAATAGATTCCCGCAAATGGATCCGCAAACACAATGGAATCAACATCATTGTTCACTCTCCCGATCTTTATGCACTGGACATCAGCGGAAGCGGGAACATCGAATCGGCAGCCGGTATTTCAACTTCCACACTGGAATTGAACGTCAGCGGTTCCGGAAACATCACCTTGTCGTCGATTCATTCGGCAGAACTGGAAGCAAAAATCAGCGGATCGGGTAATATATCTGCTTCAGGAGGAACGGCAACAAACCAAAAATCAACGATCAGCGGGTCGGGAAATATTGACATGCAGAACCTCACGGCAAACCATTCAGATGCTAAGATCAGCGGTTCCGGGAATATTTCCGTTTGGGCTTCAAACCAATTGAAGGCTACCATTTCGGGAAGCGGAGATATCCGTTACAGAGGAAACCCGGTCGTTAACACCACCATCAGCGGATCAGGATCAGTTATTCATATTTGA
- a CDS encoding DMT family transporter: MSKDLRSWLSLFILAGIWGASFILMKRGMFDETGGHIFSDSQVGALRMAIAGLVMLPFGLMNLRKIKHWKQVVYLLIVGSCGNFFPAFLFTFAETKLSSGLAGMLNSFTPFFTLILGFLFFKQKIRLKQVIGLLIAFFGICILVGILNSAPVEISLIHVGAILLATLMYATSLNTIKFKLSEFKSLEIASLSFTFLAIPAWIVTLSLNTSHVLQTNEHAFEALGYISILSIFGTCLALLLFNRIIALKSPMFASSVTYMIPIVAVILGVLLNNEKFYTSQFVGMLVIVGGVYLVNSKQK; this comes from the coding sequence ATGAGTAAAGATCTGCGCAGCTGGCTTTCTCTTTTCATTTTAGCAGGTATTTGGGGTGCTTCATTCATTTTGATGAAGCGCGGAATGTTCGATGAAACCGGCGGACATATTTTCTCCGATTCACAGGTCGGAGCACTTCGCATGGCAATTGCCGGTTTGGTCATGTTGCCTTTCGGATTGATGAACCTCCGGAAGATTAAACACTGGAAACAAGTCGTTTATTTATTGATCGTAGGAAGCTGCGGAAATTTCTTCCCGGCATTCCTGTTCACCTTCGCAGAAACAAAACTCTCTTCCGGGCTGGCCGGAATGCTGAATAGTTTTACGCCGTTTTTTACCCTGATTTTGGGCTTTTTGTTCTTTAAGCAAAAGATCCGTTTGAAACAGGTGATCGGATTGTTGATCGCGTTTTTCGGAATCTGCATCCTGGTCGGAATCCTGAATAGTGCGCCCGTTGAAATTTCACTCATACATGTAGGCGCAATCCTTTTGGCTACCCTGATGTATGCAACGAGTTTAAATACGATCAAATTCAAACTGAGCGAATTCAAATCGCTCGAAATTGCTTCCCTGTCGTTTACGTTCCTGGCAATACCGGCATGGATTGTTACTTTGAGCCTGAATACTTCACACGTACTTCAAACCAACGAACATGCATTCGAAGCCTTGGGATACATCAGCATCCTGAGCATTTTCGGAACGTGTTTGGCTTTGCTCTTATTCAACCGGATCATTGCGCTGAAGTCACCTATGTTTGCCAGTTCCGTAACCTATATGATCCCGATTGTTGCGGTGATCCTGGGAGTTTTGTTGAACAACGAGAAATTCTATACGTCCCAGTTTGTGGGAATGCTGGTAATAGTCGGCGGAGTTTATCTGGTGAATTCGAAACAAAAGTAG